A single Flavobacterium sp. 1 DNA region contains:
- a CDS encoding GxxExxY protein yields the protein MSENDISKIVFESALKVHQVLGPGLLESAYEECLFYELKKHNLKIEKQKQLPLIYEEVKLDAGYRIDIIIEDKFIVEIKSVEALNDVHLAQLLTYLRLSNCKLGLLINFNVNLLKNGVKRVINGTL from the coding sequence ATGAGCGAAAATGATATATCAAAAATTGTTTTTGAAAGTGCATTAAAAGTTCATCAAGTTTTGGGTCCAGGTTTATTAGAAAGTGCTTATGAAGAATGCCTATTTTATGAGTTAAAAAAGCACAATTTAAAAATTGAAAAACAAAAACAATTGCCTCTAATTTATGAGGAAGTTAAGCTGGATGCGGGTTATAGAATAGATATTATTATTGAAGATAAATTTATAGTTGAAATTAAATCAGTTGAAGCTTTGAATGACGTGCATTTGGCGCAACTGTTAACATACTTAAGATTGTCAAATTGTAAATTAGGTTTGTTAATTAATTTCAATGTCAATTTATTGAAAAATGGTGTCAAAAGAGTAATAAACGGAACTTTATAA
- a CDS encoding BatD family protein, translating to MKRFLILFLLCFQGLLAQVQFEARVSKTTLGLNERLRIDFVMNIDGDNFAQPSFEGFRIIAGPSQQVSQSWINGKTSFEKSYSYFLLPTQKGTLTIRQAVIEFNGQIYKTQPIKINVTAATEQPRDPNDSQISADDNLYLVAEISNTSPYINQPITAVYKLYFSYNIGITKWDELSKPKYNDFWSQNIDIKQLVAEEGMFKGERYRYIVLKKVILYPQKSGKLVIQPLAMDIDVQLPTNRRNMYGQVEIINGNKRVSAGAKTINVRPLPEAGKPADFTGAVGKFDFQAIPSKTTLKSGESLDLVLSVAGTGNLKLFTLPKPEVPNALEMYDAVHSEKVNIPLSGMNGKISDSYTIVPQYKGDYVIKPMRFSYFDLGTGTYKTISSSEIKINVLDGPSQTAATHDTASAGKNKIEPVEQFRYIDLRTDLLSSKEPAFFGSNKFYGLLLLPFLLLPIIVLFRKKKEAIDSDVFGNRIKMNNKLAKKYLSEAKKQINNKEPFYVALEKAMHNFLKAKLHIETSEMSKDNIQELLLSKKANPQAVNDFIALTENCEIARYAPSSSATIQHDFDKAVAIISELEKQI from the coding sequence ATGAAAAGATTTTTAATTTTATTTCTATTATGTTTTCAAGGACTTTTGGCTCAAGTGCAATTTGAGGCAAGAGTGAGCAAAACGACGCTTGGACTCAATGAGAGACTTCGTATCGATTTTGTGATGAATATTGATGGCGATAATTTTGCGCAGCCTTCTTTTGAGGGTTTTAGAATTATTGCTGGACCAAGTCAGCAGGTTAGCCAATCTTGGATCAACGGAAAAACATCTTTCGAGAAAAGTTATTCTTATTTTTTATTGCCTACTCAAAAAGGCACTTTGACAATAAGACAAGCCGTTATTGAATTTAACGGCCAGATTTATAAAACACAGCCCATAAAAATAAATGTAACTGCCGCTACAGAACAGCCGAGAGATCCAAATGATTCTCAAATTTCTGCAGATGATAATCTCTATTTAGTTGCCGAAATTTCCAATACTAGTCCATACATCAATCAGCCGATTACGGCGGTTTATAAATTGTATTTCAGTTATAATATTGGAATTACAAAATGGGATGAACTTAGCAAACCCAAATACAATGATTTTTGGAGCCAAAATATTGACATCAAACAGTTAGTTGCAGAAGAGGGAATGTTTAAAGGCGAGAGATACCGTTATATTGTATTAAAGAAAGTAATCTTGTATCCACAAAAATCAGGAAAGCTGGTGATTCAACCTTTGGCAATGGATATTGATGTTCAGCTGCCTACCAACCGTAGAAATATGTATGGTCAAGTAGAAATCATTAATGGAAATAAACGCGTATCGGCAGGAGCCAAAACTATCAATGTAAGACCGTTGCCAGAAGCAGGAAAACCTGCAGATTTCACTGGAGCCGTAGGTAAATTTGATTTCCAAGCGATTCCTTCAAAAACCACTTTGAAAAGCGGAGAAAGCTTAGATCTTGTTTTGAGCGTTGCCGGGACAGGAAATCTAAAATTATTTACGCTGCCAAAACCCGAAGTGCCAAACGCATTAGAAATGTATGATGCCGTTCACAGCGAAAAAGTAAACATACCATTATCTGGTATGAATGGTAAAATATCCGATTCTTATACTATTGTACCGCAATATAAAGGGGATTATGTTATTAAACCGATGCGTTTTTCATATTTCGATTTAGGAACAGGTACTTATAAAACAATCAGTTCATCGGAGATAAAAATTAATGTCTTGGACGGACCGTCACAAACGGCAGCCACACATGACACCGCAAGCGCAGGTAAAAATAAAATTGAGCCTGTTGAGCAATTCAGATATATTGATTTAAGAACAGATCTTTTATCAAGTAAAGAACCAGCTTTTTTTGGTTCTAATAAATTCTATGGTTTATTGTTATTGCCATTTTTATTGCTTCCGATAATTGTATTATTCAGGAAGAAAAAAGAAGCGATCGATAGTGACGTTTTTGGAAACCGAATCAAAATGAACAATAAATTGGCTAAGAAATATCTGTCTGAAGCCAAAAAACAAATCAACAATAAAGAGCCATTTTATGTCGCGCTGGAAAAAGCGATGCATAATTTCTTGAAAGCAAAATTACATATTGAAACCTCTGAAATGAGCAAGGATAATATTCAAGAATTATTATTGTCCAAAAAAGCAAATCCTCAGGCAGTAAATGATTTTATTGCGCTGACCGAAAATTGCGAGATTGCGAGATATGCGCCATCATCAAGCGCAACAATACAGCACGATTTTGATAAAGCGGTAGCCATCATTTCTGAATTAGAAAAACAAATCTAA
- a CDS encoding tetratricopeptide repeat protein — translation MKNIFYLLLLVSQVFFAQTGFERGNDLYKSGKYELAVKEYESVLETNKESAQLYFNLGNCYYKLQQTAPSIYNYEKALVLDPTNKEALNNIKFAQKRTIDEIKVMPKVGFAKLLRDFTGIYPFDTWAYISIGFAFLFLALFIGYYFSQRGVIKRVFFSGMFIVLLFVLMSVVAAFFEKSHFDNERPAIVFAESADVRSEPQKASNSIFMLHEGTKVYVEETLDNWKKIQLTDGTEGWIDSKAIKEVKD, via the coding sequence ATGAAAAATATCTTTTACTTATTATTATTGGTTTCACAAGTTTTCTTTGCCCAAACAGGCTTTGAAAGGGGAAATGATTTATATAAAAGCGGGAAGTACGAACTTGCAGTCAAAGAGTATGAATCCGTTTTGGAAACAAACAAAGAATCAGCTCAATTGTATTTTAACTTAGGGAACTGCTATTATAAACTGCAGCAAACTGCTCCGTCAATTTATAATTATGAGAAAGCTTTAGTTTTAGATCCAACAAACAAAGAGGCATTAAACAATATAAAATTTGCTCAAAAACGTACAATAGATGAAATTAAAGTAATGCCTAAAGTTGGTTTTGCAAAACTCCTTCGTGATTTTACTGGAATTTACCCATTCGATACTTGGGCCTATATCTCCATTGGCTTTGCATTTTTGTTTTTGGCTCTTTTTATAGGTTATTATTTTTCTCAAAGAGGAGTGATTAAAAGAGTTTTCTTCTCGGGAATGTTTATAGTTTTACTTTTTGTACTAATGAGTGTTGTGGCAGCTTTTTTTGAAAAAAGTCATTTTGACAACGAAAGACCAGCAATCGTTTTTGCCGAATCTGCTGATGTTAGAAGCGAACCTCAAAAGGCAAGCAACTCGATTTTTATGCTGCACGAAGGCACTAAAGTCTATGTAGAAGAAACATTAGACAACTGGAAAAAAATTCAGTTAACGGATGGAACTGAAGGCTGGATAGACAGTAAGGCAATAAAAGAAGTGAAGGATTAG
- a CDS encoding VWA domain-containing protein: MELDERNYLYLLFILPVLVVLFLFNLYWKRKKQREFGDLEVIKRLSPERSVFKPALKLAVLLLALLALIIGLVNPKIGTKVETVKREGIDIVFAMDVSKSMLCEDVAPSRLEKSKQIVSQIINQLGNDRIGIVAYAGSAFPVLPITTDYGVAKMYLQSTNTDMVSSVGTSFDDAIKISSTFFDDKKTSKLLIMISDGEDHSEGAEAAAEEANKLGIKIITIGVGTEKGGTIPLKRNGVVESYKRDNNGEIVITKLVPKNLEAIGKATKGGYVNGNNTKEVVDYIKAALDKIQKTEFEATQMADFQSQFQWFLGFGFVLLFADIFLLDRKTKWVNKLDLFGENK, translated from the coding sequence ATGGAATTAGACGAACGCAATTATTTATACCTTCTTTTTATACTGCCAGTTTTGGTGGTACTTTTTCTGTTTAATTTATATTGGAAAAGAAAGAAACAGCGCGAATTTGGAGATTTGGAAGTCATCAAAAGACTAAGCCCTGAACGTTCCGTTTTTAAGCCGGCTTTAAAATTGGCAGTATTGCTTTTGGCATTACTGGCGCTGATTATAGGTTTGGTGAATCCAAAAATAGGCACCAAGGTAGAAACCGTAAAAAGAGAAGGAATAGACATTGTTTTTGCGATGGATGTATCCAAAAGTATGCTTTGCGAGGATGTAGCTCCAAGCCGTTTGGAAAAAAGCAAACAAATCGTATCACAGATTATCAATCAGCTGGGGAATGACAGGATAGGAATTGTGGCGTATGCCGGAAGTGCCTTTCCAGTACTGCCGATAACAACTGATTATGGTGTGGCCAAGATGTATCTGCAAAGCACGAATACCGATATGGTTTCTTCTGTAGGCACTTCTTTTGATGATGCCATCAAAATTTCATCTACTTTTTTTGACGATAAAAAAACCAGTAAATTGCTGATTATGATATCTGACGGAGAAGATCATTCTGAAGGAGCCGAAGCGGCAGCAGAAGAAGCAAATAAATTGGGAATCAAAATTATTACCATTGGAGTAGGTACAGAAAAAGGAGGAACTATTCCTTTGAAAAGAAATGGAGTTGTCGAAAGTTATAAAAGAGACAACAATGGAGAAATTGTTATCACAAAATTGGTTCCAAAAAACCTTGAAGCAATAGGGAAAGCGACAAAAGGTGGTTATGTAAACGGAAACAATACCAAAGAAGTGGTAGATTACATAAAAGCAGCATTGGATAAAATCCAAAAAACAGAATTTGAAGCAACCCAAATGGCCGACTTCCAATCGCAGTTTCAATGGTTTTTAGGATTTGGATTCGTATTATTATTTGCGGATATTTTCTTATTAGACAGAAAAACCAAATGGGTAAATAAATTGGATTTATTTGGAGAAAATAAATAA
- a CDS encoding CvpA family protein — MSFFDIVIGGLLCFSLYKGIRNGLFVEMASFFSLILGIYIAIKFSDIIKNILSGWLHWNPYTIQVFAFILTFIIVVIGIYMLGKFLTNVADFAFLGWINSLGGGFFRVLKTILIISIFLTVFEKINYHNYLAKKKTLDKSIFFNPIQKISGFIFPSIEKWYDKARK, encoded by the coding sequence ATGAGTTTTTTTGATATTGTTATAGGCGGACTATTGTGTTTTTCATTGTATAAAGGAATCCGAAACGGGCTTTTTGTGGAAATGGCTTCGTTCTTTTCCCTTATTTTGGGTATTTATATTGCCATAAAATTTTCGGATATTATAAAAAACATATTATCAGGCTGGCTGCATTGGAATCCATATACCATTCAGGTTTTTGCTTTTATCTTAACTTTTATCATCGTTGTTATTGGGATTTATATGCTTGGAAAATTCCTGACCAATGTAGCTGATTTTGCTTTTTTGGGCTGGATCAACAGTCTGGGAGGCGGTTTTTTTAGAGTGTTGAAAACCATTTTAATCATCAGCATATTTTTAACGGTTTTCGAAAAAATAAATTACCATAATTATTTAGCCAAAAAAAAAACGCTGGACAAATCCATTTTCTTTAACCCGATTCAAAAAATATCAGGATTTATATTTCCGTCTATTGAGAAGTGGTATGACAAAGCGAGGAAGTAA
- a CDS encoding VWA domain-containing protein, translated as MEKITFLNPEFFWLFLLIPIAGVWLVWKRTQRSATLKMSSLQGFKGTESLLTKLKPALDVLRLLALSSLIVAMARPRTVDISNKTKTTKGIDIVVAVDVSGSMLAKDLKPNRMEALKRVAAKFVDERPNDRIGLVVYASEAYTKSPVTSDKAVIQEAIASIKYDNVLQDGTGIGMGLATAVNRLKDSKAKSKVVILLTDGVNNAGFIEPETASDIAQQYGIKVYTVGIGTNGMAEFPYAIAPNGQFLFQMMKVEIDEKLMQNIAAKTGGKYFRATSNDRLEQIYNEINKLETTEIEELKFYDYDEKFRPFVLLAGFLLLVEFILRKTVYRSFI; from the coding sequence ATGGAAAAAATAACCTTTTTAAATCCAGAATTTTTTTGGTTGTTCCTTCTAATTCCGATTGCAGGCGTTTGGCTGGTTTGGAAAAGGACTCAGAGGTCTGCTACCCTAAAGATGAGTTCGCTTCAAGGATTCAAAGGAACGGAATCTTTGCTAACGAAATTAAAACCGGCTTTAGATGTTTTACGTTTATTGGCATTGTCATCATTGATTGTGGCTATGGCCAGACCCAGAACAGTGGACATCAGCAATAAGACCAAAACAACAAAAGGGATTGATATTGTTGTGGCTGTCGATGTATCCGGAAGTATGCTTGCCAAAGATTTGAAGCCAAACAGAATGGAAGCCTTAAAAAGAGTAGCTGCCAAGTTTGTTGACGAAAGACCAAATGACAGAATAGGATTAGTAGTTTACGCTTCTGAAGCCTATACAAAATCACCGGTAACAAGTGATAAAGCGGTTATTCAAGAAGCCATTGCTAGCATTAAATACGATAATGTTTTACAAGACGGAACTGGAATCGGGATGGGATTGGCAACAGCTGTAAATCGTCTTAAAGATAGCAAAGCCAAAAGTAAAGTTGTTATTTTATTGACAGACGGGGTAAACAATGCAGGATTTATCGAACCCGAAACGGCATCAGACATTGCACAGCAATATGGAATAAAAGTATATACAGTAGGTATTGGAACTAATGGAATGGCTGAGTTTCCTTATGCAATTGCACCTAATGGACAATTTTTATTTCAAATGATGAAAGTGGAAATTGATGAAAAATTAATGCAGAATATTGCTGCAAAAACTGGTGGTAAATATTTTAGAGCAACCAGCAATGACAGATTAGAACAAATTTATAACGAGATCAATAAGCTGGAAACTACTGAAATCGAAGAATTGAAATTCTATGATTATGATGAAAAATTCAGGCCTTTTGTTTTACTGGCAGGTTTTTTATTGTTGGTTGAATTCATTTTGCGCAAAACAGTATACAGGAGTTTTATTTAG
- a CDS encoding tetratricopeptide repeat protein, giving the protein MKNRIIYLLLMLLTFVANAQEKDKILPKANEEFAAKNFVEAEADYRISHSKFPNRTVASYNLGNAIYRQNQFSESKSAYANALKSLKTRPQKHKAFHNLGNVFMKEKDYTQAVEAYKNALRNNPEDDETRYNYALAKKMLKDNPPPKDDKKKDKNKDKDKNKDKKDDKKDKDKKDDKKDGDKDKDKKGDKKDGDKNKKDDGKPKDDGQPKPKPGGIPKQRMENLLDAVNNEEKKIQDKVNANKVKGSPVKTEKDW; this is encoded by the coding sequence ATGAAAAATAGAATTATATACTTATTGCTGATGCTTTTAACTTTTGTGGCCAATGCCCAAGAGAAAGACAAAATTTTGCCTAAAGCAAATGAGGAATTTGCTGCTAAAAATTTTGTGGAAGCTGAAGCCGATTATAGAATTTCACACTCTAAATTTCCAAATAGAACTGTGGCTTCCTATAATTTAGGAAATGCAATTTACAGGCAAAATCAGTTTTCGGAATCCAAATCTGCGTATGCTAATGCACTGAAAAGCTTAAAAACTAGACCACAAAAACATAAGGCTTTTCATAATTTGGGAAATGTTTTTATGAAAGAGAAGGATTATACCCAAGCTGTTGAAGCGTATAAAAATGCATTGAGAAACAATCCTGAAGATGACGAAACGCGTTATAATTATGCTTTGGCTAAAAAAATGCTAAAAGATAATCCGCCTCCAAAAGACGATAAAAAGAAAGACAAGAATAAGGATAAGGACAAAAACAAGGATAAGAAAGACGACAAAAAAGACAAAGACAAAAAGGACGACAAGAAAGACGGCGATAAAGATAAAGACAAAAAGGGCGATAAGAAAGACGGAGACAAAAATAAAAAAGATGACGGTAAACCCAAAGATGATGGTCAGCCAAAACCAAAACCAGGCGGGATTCCAAAACAGCGAATGGAAAATCTTTTGGATGCTGTAAACAACGAAGAAAAGAAAATACAGGATAAAGTAAATGCCAATAAAGTAAAAGGGTCTCCTGTAAAAACAGAGAAAGACTGGTAA